GCTCACGGTGCGTGCGCGCGCCTATGGCAATGATGAAATCGCCGACACCGCGCGGGTACTCGATGAAAGCATTCGCAACCTCAATGGCACGCTCAAGGGCGTGATTGATTCGGCCAGCGCGCTGGGACTGGCCAGCGAGGCCAGTGGCGCCATGGTGGAACGCCTGGCGCGTTTCATGGCAGCGGCGCCGGATGACGCCAGCCGCCTGCTGGACTGGCCGGACGCCTGCGCCGTGGTGGAAACGCGCCAGAAAACTTCCAGCAACTGCGTTCTGGTGGAGGAAGCGGCTGCCGTGGCAGCGGCCCTGCAGCAGCAGGTGATGAGCCTGTCGCAGGCGGTGGCCGGGATCGAGCTCGATGGCGGCGACGAACCGCGACCGGTGCCCGGAGCCAGGGCCCATCTGCGCCTGGCGTCCAGACGCGACTGATTCAGCGGCGGGCAAAAAAAAAAGGCAGGCGAGCCATGCCCGCCTGCCATCTGGTGCGGCCGGCGCCAGCGGCCGGCCGTACAGGCACCTTTACTCGTAATCGCTGATCGGTGCGCAGCCGCAGAACAGGTTCCGGTCGCCATACACGTTGTCCGCGCGGCCGACCGGCGGCCAGTACTTTTGCTTGCGCAGCGAGGCGACCGGGAAGGCTGCCACTTCGCGGCTGTACTTGTGCTCCCACACGTCGGCGGTCAGCACTTCTGCCGTGTGCGGCGCACCCTTGAGCGGATTGTCCATGCGGTCATATTCGCCGCGCTCGACCTTCACGATTTCGGCGTGGATGGTGATCATGGCTTCGATGAAGCGGTCGATCTCGGCCTTCGATTCGCTTTCGGTCGGCTCAATCATGAGGGTGCCCGGTACCGGGAAGCTCATGGTCGGTGCATGGAAGCCAAAGTCCATCAGGCGCTTGGCCACGTCTTCATTGCTGATGCCGGTGGCGTCGGTGATCGGGCGCAGGTCCAGGATGCACTCGTGCGCCACCAGGCCATCGTGGCCGGTGTACAGCACGGGGTAGTGCGGTGCCAGGCGCCGTGCAATGTAGTTGGCAGCCAGGATCGCGGTTTCGGTGGCGGCGGTCAGGCCTTCGCCGCCCATCATGGCGATATACATCCACGAAATCGGCAGGATGCTGGCCGAGCCGTACGGCGCCGCGCTGACCGCGCCGATGCCGGCTTCGTCACGGGTATAACCGCTTGAACGCTGGTTGGGCAGGAACTTGGCCAGGTGGGCGCCCACGCCGATCGGGCCCACGCCCGGTCCGCCGCCGCCGTGCGGGATGCAGAAGGTCTTGTGCAGGTTCAGGTGGCTGACGTCGCCGCCAAAGCTGCCCGGAGCTGCCACGCCGACCAGCGCATTCATGTTGGCGCCGTCGATATAGACCTGGCCCCCGTGCGAATGGATGATCTCGCACAGCTCCGTAATGCCTTCTTCAAACACGCCGTGGGTGGAAGGGTAGGTGACCATCACGCACGCCAGGTTCTCGCTGTGCTTTTCCGCCTTGGCGCGCAGGTCGTCCAGGTCCACGTTGCCGTTGTCGTCGCAGGCCGTGACCACGACCTTCATGCCCACCATGTTGGCCGATGCAGGGTTGGTGCCGTGGGCCGACGACGGGATCAGGCAAATGTTGCGGTGGCCTTCGCCACGCGATTCGTGGTAGGCCTGGATCACCAGCAGGCCGGCGTATTCACCCTGCGAACCGGCGTTGGGCTGCAGCGAAATGGCGGCGTAACCGGTGACGGCGCACAGCATCTCTTCGAGCTGGCCGATCATCTCGCGGTAGCCCACGGTCTGGGCATCCGGTGCAAACGGGTGGATGTTCGAAAATTCCGGCCAGGTGACCGGGATCATCTCGCTGGTGGCATTGAGCTTCATGGTGCACGAGCCAAGCGGGATCATGGTGCGGTCCAGCGCCAGGTCCTTGTCGGCCAGGCTGCGCAGGTAGCGCAGCATTTCGTGCTCGGCGTGGTAGCGGTTGAAGGTCGGGTGGGTCAGGTAGGCGCTGGTACGGGCCAGGTTGTCCGGGAACGCGGTCTGGGCAGCAGCTTCAAATGCGTCAAAGTCCGGTGCGGCCGGCGCGTTGGCCACGCCCTGCGCGAAGATGGACCACAGCAGGGCCAGGTCTTCGCGGGTCGTGGTTTCGTCCAGCGACACGCCCACCATGGCCTCGCCGGCGCGGCGCAGGTTCACACCCTTCGCTTCGGCTGCCGACAGCAGTTCGGCCGCGCGGCCGGTGCGGATGGTCAGGGTGTCGAAGTAAGTGCTGTTGACGATCTCATAGCCGAGCTGCCCCAGCTTGGCGGCCAGGATGTTGGTGAAGCGGTGCACGCGCTGGGCGATGCGCTCCAGCCCCTTGGGGCCGTGGTAGACCGCGTACATGCCGGCCATGACGGCCAGCAGCACCTGTGCGGTACAGATGTTGGAGGTCGCCTTTTCACGGCGGATGTGCTGTTCGCGCGTTTGCAGGGCCAGGCGGTATGCCTTGTTGCCCTGGGCGTCGATGGTCACCCCCACCAGGCGCCCGGCCATGCTGCGCTTGAATTCGTCGCGCGTGGCCAGGTAGCCGGCGTGCGGGCCGCCGAATCCGAGCGGCACGCCAAAGCGCTGGCTGTTACCTACCACCACGTCGGCGCCCCATTCGCCCGGTGGCGTGAGCAGGGTCAGGGCCAGCAGGTCGGCGGCGGCAACGACCATGGTGCCGGCCGCGTGCAGCCTTTCGACCGCGGCGCGGTAGTCGCGCACGTCGCCGTGTACGCCCGGGTACTGCAGCAGCACGCCGAAGCACGGCTCCGACAGCGTGGCGACGGCGTCGGCGGCGATCACCCGCACTTCCACGCCAATCGGGCGGGCGCGGGTCTGGATCACTTCCAGCGTCTGCGGCAGCACGTCGTCGGCCACGTAGAACACGTTCGATGCCGACTTGCCCACGCGCTGGATCAGCGTCATGGCTTCGGCGGCGGCGGTGCCTTCGTCAAGCATCGACGAATTGGCGATGCCCATGCCGGTCAGGTCGGTGATCATCTGCTGGAAGTTCAGGATCGCTTCCAGGCGGCCCTGCGAAATCTCGGGCTGGTAGGGCGTGTAGGCGGTGTACCAGGCCGGGTTTTCAAAGATGTTGCGCAGGATGACGCCGGGCGTATGGGTGTTGTAGTAGCCCTGGCCGATCATCGACTTCATGACCTTGTTCTTGGCGGCGATGCCCTTCAGTTTGGCCAGTGCGGCCTGCTCCGGCATGGGGTCGAAGAACTGGCCCAGTTCGAGCCGGCTCTTGGTACGGATATGGGCAGGGACGATGGCGTCGATCAGCGCCGCGCGCGACGGGTATCCCAGCGTCGACAGCATGGCTGCCTGTTCGCTGTCGGAGGGACCGATATGGCGCGGGATGAAGGAGTCGCGTGCTTCGAGTTGGGTCAGGCTGGAGCGGGTCATGATGTGGGAGGCCAAAGAAAGGAAAAGCGAGAGGAGTGCTGTGTGCCGCGGCGCGCACTTGCGCAGCCGCGGCGGCGAGTGGATTACTCTGCGGTGTTCTTGCCGTAGGCGGCTGCGTCGAGCAGGCCGTTGATCGAGGACGCATCGGCGGGCTTCAACTTGAACAGCCAGGCGCCGTAGGCGTCGCTGTTGATCGAGTCCGGAGCGTCGGTGACGGCGGTATTGATGGCCACGACTTCGCCCGATACCGGGGCGTAGATGTCGCTGGCGGCCTTGACCGATTCCACCACGGCGGCGTCGTCGCCGGCGCTGAAGGACTTGCCCACCTTCGGCAGTTCGACGAACACGATGTCGCCCAGGGCATCCTGCGCGTATTCGGTGATACCGACGGTGAAGGTGCCGTCGGCTTCAGCGCGTACCCACTCGTGGGACTCGGTGTACTTCAGGTCTGCAGGAATATTCATGTAAGGCTCCGGATTAAAAGATTCGATATGGGTTCGGGTCAGGCAGCGAGGATTTTACCGTTTCGCACGAAGGGCAGCTTGATTACGCTGGCGGCCAGGCGCTTGTCGCGGATTTCCACGTGAACGGTGTCGCCCACGGCGACGTCCATCGGCACCCGCGCCAGGGCGATGGCCTGCTGCATGGTGGGGCTGAAAGTGCCACTGGTGATTTCGCCTTCGCTCCCGGAGGCGCTGATGATTTTCTGGTGGGCGCGCAGGATGCCGCCTTTCTCACGCAGGATCAGGCCCACGTACTGCTGGTTCTGGCCCTGCGCCTTGAGCGCATCCTTGCCTACGAAGTCGCGCTCGGACACCAGGTCCACGGTCCACGCCAGGCCGGCGTCAAGCGGGTTGACCGTGTCGTCCATGTCCTGGCCGTACAGGTTCATGCCCGCTTCCAGGCGCAGCGTGTCGCGCGCGCCCAGGCCCGCAGGCTTGACGCCGGCCGCCAGCAGGGCATTCCACAGTGCCTCGGCCTGGGACGCGGAGAACGCCAGTTCAAAACCGTCTTCGCCCGTGTAGCCGGTGCGCGCCACCATCACGTCGCCAAACGCGGTGTCCTTGACGATGACGGCGTTAAAGGGCTTGAGCGGTTCGGACGCCTCTTTGGTGGTGGGCAGCACTTCCCACACCTTGGCACGGGCATTCGGGCCCTGCACGGCGATCAGCGCCATCGGGTCGGCACCGTCGCGGCGCTGCGTGATCGTCACGCCGCTACCGGTGGCCTCGTTACGGGCACTGATCCAGGCCACGTCCTTCTCGGCGGTGCCGGCGTTGACCACCAGGCGGAACCAGTTTTCGGCAAAGAAGTACACGATCAGGTCGTCGATGACGAAGCCCTGCTCATTGAGCATGCAGGAGTAGAGCGCCTTGCCCGGCACCTGCAGCTTGTCGACGTTATTGGCCAGCAGGCCGCGCAGGAAGGCGCGCACATTGTCGCCTTCGAGGTCGACCACGCACATGTGGGAGACATCGAACATGCCCACGTCGGTGCGCACGGCATGGTGTTCTTCGATCTGCGAGCCGTAGTTGACGGGCATGTCCCAGCCGCCAAAATCGACCATCTTGGCGCCGGCTGCGCGGTGTGCGGAATTGAGCGGGGTCGCTTTAAGCGTCATGGAATCCTCGGGCAGGTGTATAGGGGACCGCCGAACAGGTACGCAGGACCACACTGGCCCGTTGCGGGTGTTCGCGCCCCTCTGTCCTTGGTACCTGAGAGATAGCGGAGATGTTCCGCCTGCCCCTTCGGTGGGCCGCCGGCATGTGCCGCGGCCGCTCTCCAGAGTTTGATCCGCCGCGACACGCGCTGCCGACCCCTGACCGGTCCTTTTGCCTGAGAGTTTTTGGGTGATGCCCCTTCGGCGGCAGCGCGTGGCTACCCTCTCCCGATCAAGAGTGCAGAGCATATGCCAGCAGGCTGCCAAAGTCAACTTAAGAGCGCCCATCGCAGGGGGAAACCAGGGGCGAGAGAGGGCGCGCACGAATGCAGTGCGCCCGCCACGCCGGCATAGGGCGGATTTGTTAAAATTGCTCATCCCTTTTACGAGTAAAACAGCCATGACCGAACAACAAACGAAAAGTGGTACGGAAGCGTGGTTTACGCTCTCCGGTGACGTCAACAGCGATATGGTGCATCGCGTGTTCGAGAGTGTTTCGGCCATGACCGAGGCGGGCGTGGAACGGGCCCATATTCTGATCCAGTCCAACGGCGGCTACGTCAGCGATGGCCTGTGCATGTATAACTTCCTCTCCAGGGCGCCCATCGAATTCGTCATGTACAACGGCGGCGCGGTAGCGTCCATCGCCGTCATCCTGTTCCTGTCCGGTACGCGCCGCTACGCCAGCGAGACGGCGCGCTTCATGGTCCACAAGTCGCACGCCACCGCGTCGCCGGGCGCGCGCCCGGACGCGCTCAATATCATCGTCGAAGGCTTGCGGGCCGATGATGCGCGCACTGAATCCATTTTGCGCAAGCACATCGAACTGTCGCCGGAGCAGTGGGCCATTCACCAGTATTCCGACCTGCACCTCACCTCGCGCGACGCCAAGGCTGCGCGCATGATCGACGATGTGGCCGATTTTGCCCCGCCGCGGGGCGTCCATATCCGCAATATCTAGCGCCCGGTTGCCTGGCTCCCCGTTTCCTGTCGAGCCGGGCCCGGTAGACGCGCAAAAGAAAAGAGCGTTTCAACGAAAAGAGCCTGTCAACGGCGCGCCGCTGCAGACTCTTTCGATGGCTTCCTGTTTGGCACTGTAGTGGTACTGCCCGGAAACCCGGCAGTACCCAGCGGTCAGCCTGATCAGCGGTTGCCGCTGCTCTTGCTTGCGCTGCCCGAACCCGAACCGGACTGGCGCGAACCTTCCTTGTTATCGTTCTTGTGGCTCTGGCGGCCGGCTTCCACGTGCTGCTCGTGGGTGCCACCCTGGGTGCCGCCCGAGCGCGAACCGGAACCCTGGCTGCCGGACTGCTTGTTCGACGATGCGCTGTCACTTTGCTTGCTACCACCCTTGTTTTTCTGATTCGAGGCCATGTTCATTCCTTTAAGAAAGTTTGAAATGTCTTGCTCGCCTTGCGCGCCTGAATTGTTTCTCAGGCCCGTTTGGTGAACCAATGATGGGATGCCCGCAACAGGGCCGCTATCAGAAGATCGCTCGACCCGCTGTAGGAGCGCTTCCTACAGAATTGCAACAAATTGGCCAGGGTCAGAACTCTTCCCAATCCAGGTCCAGCCGGGCCATTGCCCCGCGCTGACGCTGGGGCCGCGCGGCAGGGGACGGCGCCACGACATGGATGGCGGGGGCCTTGCTGCGGGCAGTGGCCGTGCCCGCTGTTGCACGGGCGTGAGGATTGCTCGCGACCAGGTGCACAGCTGCTTTGCGCACCCCGTGTTCCGGCCCCAGGACAAAGGCGGCCGACGCGCGTGACAGGTGACCTGCTTCGTCGCGCAGCGAGGCCGCCGCCGCCGCCGATTGCTCGACCAGCGCCGCGTTCTGCTGGGTGGCCGCGTCCATGGCTGAAATGGCCTGGTTGATCTGGTCGATGCCGGCTGTCTGTTCCGCGCTGGCATGGGCAATTTCGCCAATGATGTCGGTCACCCGCTTGACGCTCGTGACGACGTCATGCATGGTCTTGCCCGCGCGCCCGGCCAGTTCCGTGCCGGCGCTGACCTTGCCCACGGAATCGTCAATCAGCAGCTTGATTTCCTGCGCCGCTGCCGCCGACCGCTGGGCCAGGCTGCGAACTTCGCCAGCCACCACGGCGAAACCGCGTCCCTGTTCGCCGGCGCGGGCCGCTTCCACTGCCGCGTTCAGGGCCAGGATGTTGGTCTGAAAAGCAATGCCGTCGATGACGTTGATGATCTCGGCAATCCGGCTCGACGATTCGTTAATGGATGCCATGGTGCAAACCACTTCGGCCACCACGGCACCGCCGCGCACTGCCACGTCGGAGGCTGAAATGGCAAGCTGGCTGGCCTGGTGCGCGTGTTCGGCATTCTGGCGGACCGTGGCCGTCAGCTGGCCCATTGAAGAGGCCGTCTCTTCGAGCGATGCCGCCTGCTCTTCCGTGCGCGCGGACAAGGACATGCTGCCGGCGGCGATCTGGCCGGCGCTGGTGGCAATGCTTTCCGTACCGCTGCGCACCTTGACAATCATGCCCGCCAGGCGTTCATTCATCTCCTGCATTGCGCCCAGCAAGATGCCGCCGGCGCCGCCCTGGTCGCTGACTTTTCCGCTCAGGTCGCCTTCCGCCACGCGCCGGGCCAGGGCGCCGGCTTCCTCCATGGGCCGATCCAGCGCCGCCTGCAGCCAGGCCCCGCCCAGCACGGCAACGAGCGTCAGGGCCACGGCCGCGCACCAGAAGGTGATGCGGGCGGTGTCGTAAATTTTTATTGCAGCACTTAACTTTTGACCGGAACCGGCCGATAACAGGGCAATCTGCTCTGCCTGGCCGAGGATCCAGAACGCCAGCGTCAGGCACGCCGCAAGCAGCGCGCCGATGCAGGCAAATAGTTTATGGCGGGTATCGAGGCGGGGCAGTGGGGACATGATGGTTTCCTTGGCAAGGTCGGTGCACCAGGAGGGCGGCCGCGCCGCCCCTGAAGCAAGGTGATTCTTCATGTTAAGGAAACGCCGAAGCGCGACCTTTGCGCAGTATCAAAAGTCGGCCCGGCAATAAAACGTGTTCAAAAAAGCACGTTGTTGATCTTGAATGTGTACTTACAAAAGAAATTCTGCAAAAACAGCGATTCGTTATATTTTGTCTATTGCCTTGTGGAAATAACGTGGCAAAATAGAAGCGTCAAATAGTCAATTCATCCCGCGGAGAATAATCAACCATGGCTCCAGTAGCGTCCAAACCGGCAAATGCACAGAAGGCGGCCGTGTCGCAGCATGAGCTGTTGGAAGCCTTGGTGGAGATCGTCACCAAGCACGCCAATGAGCAATGGCTCGGCGTCGGCACGCGCCTGGTATCGGCCCTGCTGGATGTGGCCGACCCAAGCATGGATGCGCGCGACGTCTTCTTGCGGGTGAAGTCGGGCAATTTGCTTAAAGAACACAGCTACGCCTTCCTGCACCTCATTTCTGAGGAGCTGGAAAAATCGCTGCGGGCCGAAGTGGCCGGCCTGACCCCCCGCCCGCGCGCCACCCTGATTTCCGAAGCGGCGCTCACGCTGGTGCCATTCGCCGAGATGGACAACCGGGTCGCCTTCGATGCCCTGAGCCGGCCGTTTGAAATGAAATATGCGACCCAGATTGCCACGCTGAACGTGCGCCTGGGTTACCTGCTCAACCGCGACATCCTGCGTCTTGCCCAAAACCCCTTCCGGCCAGAGCTGTTCCTCGCTGCGCTCAGCAGTGCCTGGCGCGAGTTTGAACCCAACGAAGAGGCACACGGCCTCATCACGCGCCTGCTGCGCCCGGAAATCCTGTTCGACCTGGGGCCGATGTACGACGCCTTGTGCGATGCCCTGGTCAACAAGGGGACCCAGCCGGGGTCGATGGACGCCTACAACATCAAGAAAACCGAATGTGCCAATGCCGCCAAGGCCAAGCGCGCCAAGAAGCAGGAAGCACTGGCCCAGCAGCTGCGCCAGTTCCTGACGGGCGAAGCGGACAGTGAGTTTGACGCCGGCATTCCCCTCATTCCGAATTTGCCGCAAAGTACCGGTGGCCCCGGCGGCTGGCGCCCGAGCGCCGTGCACGGTTTCGTGCCCGAACCGGCCGCAGCGCAGAGCGCACCCGTCCATGGCGCCGCGCCGCACGCGATGGCAGCGGGCGCGTCCCCGTTCCACGGCGTGCAGGGCGGCACGCACGGATTTGCCGCTGCCGGCCCGGGTGGCCCTAACCCGGGCGGCCCTTTCCCGGGCGGCCCTTTCCCGGGCGGCCCTATCCCGGACGGCCCTATCCCGGGTGGCCAGTTCCACAGCCAGGTGATGGCCGGGGGGCTGATGGCGCAGGTGGCCTTCGGCACGTCGCCCCAGCCGCACGCAGCCACTGGGGCCGTCCTCGGTCAGGCCGGCTTCGGCGCGGCCCCGGCGCCGCTGCTGGACATGCTCAAGACGCTGCAGGCGCGCATGCCCGAACAGTTTGCCGCCACGCCGTCCACCCCCGGCGCGGCCCAGAACGCGGACGTGTTCTACCTGCCGCGCCTGAAAGCGAGCATTCCGCAGGGCAGCCTGTCGCGCGGCGATGAAAGCACGATCGACCTGCTGTCGAAGATTTTCGACACCGTTTTCCTCGACCCGAATATTCCCAAGGAAATCCGGGAACTGATCCAGTTCCTGCAGATTCCCGTGCTCAAGGCCGCGCTGGCGGACAAGAATTTCTTCTTTGAAGAGGCGCATCCCGCGCGCCGCATGATCAACCTGCTCACCCGCCTGGGCCCCGAGCAGCGCAGCGCCGACGACCCCCTGTTCCAGGCCATGCAGCGCAGCGTCGACAAGGTCGGGCGCGAAGAAGGGCAGGGCGACGCCGCCTTTGCCAGTGCGGTGGCCGAGCTGGAAGATTCGATCAAGGCTGAGGAATCATTTGAAGTCGAGGCCATTGCCGCGCCCATCGCCGCCGCCCTCAAGCAGGAAAAGGTCACCGCCGCCACCCGTTCAGCCAAATCTGCCGTGGCCGCGCGCGTTTCCAGTGGCGAGGTGGTGGCCGTGCTGGAGACTTTCCTGGAAAAGAAATGGACCTCGGTACTGACCCTGGCTTACACGCTGGAAGACGAAAAGCCCGGTGCCGTCGGCAGCGCCACCCGCACCATGGATGACCTGATCTGGAGCGTCAAGCCCAAGATCACGCACGAGGAGCGCCGCTCCCTGATCGCCAAGCTGCCCACGCTGCTGGCCACGCTGAACAAGTGGCTCGACATCATCCAGTGGCAGGAGGCGGACCGCCTGCAGTTTTTTGCCGAACTGGCCGAATGCCACGCCTCCATCGTACGCGCGCCGCTCGACATCACGCCGGAACGTCAGCTGGAAATTGCCGTGGAAGTGGCGCAGGAAGACGCGATGCGCCGCCTGCAGAAGGAAAAGGCGGCCGAACAGCAGCCGGAGCAGCAGATCGACGCCGCCGCCGTCACGGTCGAAGCGCTCGAGCGCGGCGCCTGGATGGAATTTACCCAGAACGACGGCACCGTCCGGCTGGCCAAGCTGGCCTGGGTCAGCCCGCTCAAGACCCTGTACATCTTTTCGGTCGGCGCGCGCAAGGAGTCGTTCTCGCTCAGCGTGGAAAAGCTCACTGCCGGGGTGCGCCAGAAAAAGGTCAGCCTGGTGCGCACCGAAGGCGTGGTCGAGCGC
This region of Massilia sp. PAMC28688 genomic DNA includes:
- a CDS encoding DUF1631 family protein yields the protein MAPVASKPANAQKAAVSQHELLEALVEIVTKHANEQWLGVGTRLVSALLDVADPSMDARDVFLRVKSGNLLKEHSYAFLHLISEELEKSLRAEVAGLTPRPRATLISEAALTLVPFAEMDNRVAFDALSRPFEMKYATQIATLNVRLGYLLNRDILRLAQNPFRPELFLAALSSAWREFEPNEEAHGLITRLLRPEILFDLGPMYDALCDALVNKGTQPGSMDAYNIKKTECANAAKAKRAKKQEALAQQLRQFLTGEADSEFDAGIPLIPNLPQSTGGPGGWRPSAVHGFVPEPAAAQSAPVHGAAPHAMAAGASPFHGVQGGTHGFAAAGPGGPNPGGPFPGGPFPGGPIPDGPIPGGQFHSQVMAGGLMAQVAFGTSPQPHAATGAVLGQAGFGAAPAPLLDMLKTLQARMPEQFAATPSTPGAAQNADVFYLPRLKASIPQGSLSRGDESTIDLLSKIFDTVFLDPNIPKEIRELIQFLQIPVLKAALADKNFFFEEAHPARRMINLLTRLGPEQRSADDPLFQAMQRSVDKVGREEGQGDAAFASAVAELEDSIKAEESFEVEAIAAPIAAALKQEKVTAATRSAKSAVAARVSSGEVVAVLETFLEKKWTSVLTLAYTLEDEKPGAVGSATRTMDDLIWSVKPKITHEERRSLIAKLPTLLATLNKWLDIIQWQEADRLQFFAELAECHASIVRAPLDITPERQLEIAVEVAQEDAMRRLQKEKAAEQQPEQQIDAAAVTVEALERGAWMEFTQNDGTVRLAKLAWVSPLKTLYIFSVGARKESFSLSVEKLTAGVRQKKVSLVRTEGVVERALFDAMGVGAINDTTVMMDVAA
- the gcvH gene encoding glycine cleavage system protein GcvH; translated protein: MNIPADLKYTESHEWVRAEADGTFTVGITEYAQDALGDIVFVELPKVGKSFSAGDDAAVVESVKAASDIYAPVSGEVVAINTAVTDAPDSINSDAYGAWLFKLKPADASSINGLLDAAAYGKNTAE
- the gcvP gene encoding aminomethyl-transferring glycine dehydrogenase, with product MTRSSLTQLEARDSFIPRHIGPSDSEQAAMLSTLGYPSRAALIDAIVPAHIRTKSRLELGQFFDPMPEQAALAKLKGIAAKNKVMKSMIGQGYYNTHTPGVILRNIFENPAWYTAYTPYQPEISQGRLEAILNFQQMITDLTGMGIANSSMLDEGTAAAEAMTLIQRVGKSASNVFYVADDVLPQTLEVIQTRARPIGVEVRVIAADAVATLSEPCFGVLLQYPGVHGDVRDYRAAVERLHAAGTMVVAAADLLALTLLTPPGEWGADVVVGNSQRFGVPLGFGGPHAGYLATRDEFKRSMAGRLVGVTIDAQGNKAYRLALQTREQHIRREKATSNICTAQVLLAVMAGMYAVYHGPKGLERIAQRVHRFTNILAAKLGQLGYEIVNSTYFDTLTIRTGRAAELLSAAEAKGVNLRRAGEAMVGVSLDETTTREDLALLWSIFAQGVANAPAAPDFDAFEAAAQTAFPDNLARTSAYLTHPTFNRYHAEHEMLRYLRSLADKDLALDRTMIPLGSCTMKLNATSEMIPVTWPEFSNIHPFAPDAQTVGYREMIGQLEEMLCAVTGYAAISLQPNAGSQGEYAGLLVIQAYHESRGEGHRNICLIPSSAHGTNPASANMVGMKVVVTACDDNGNVDLDDLRAKAEKHSENLACVMVTYPSTHGVFEEGITELCEIIHSHGGQVYIDGANMNALVGVAAPGSFGGDVSHLNLHKTFCIPHGGGGPGVGPIGVGAHLAKFLPNQRSSGYTRDEAGIGAVSAAPYGSASILPISWMYIAMMGGEGLTAATETAILAANYIARRLAPHYPVLYTGHDGLVAHECILDLRPITDATGISNEDVAKRLMDFGFHAPTMSFPVPGTLMIEPTESESKAEIDRFIEAMITIHAEIVKVERGEYDRMDNPLKGAPHTAEVLTADVWEHKYSREVAAFPVASLRKQKYWPPVGRADNVYGDRNLFCGCAPISDYE
- a CDS encoding ATP-dependent Clp protease proteolytic subunit; amino-acid sequence: MTEQQTKSGTEAWFTLSGDVNSDMVHRVFESVSAMTEAGVERAHILIQSNGGYVSDGLCMYNFLSRAPIEFVMYNGGAVASIAVILFLSGTRRYASETARFMVHKSHATASPGARPDALNIIVEGLRADDARTESILRKHIELSPEQWAIHQYSDLHLTSRDAKAARMIDDVADFAPPRGVHIRNI
- the gcvT gene encoding glycine cleavage system aminomethyltransferase GcvT, with protein sequence MTLKATPLNSAHRAAGAKMVDFGGWDMPVNYGSQIEEHHAVRTDVGMFDVSHMCVVDLEGDNVRAFLRGLLANNVDKLQVPGKALYSCMLNEQGFVIDDLIVYFFAENWFRLVVNAGTAEKDVAWISARNEATGSGVTITQRRDGADPMALIAVQGPNARAKVWEVLPTTKEASEPLKPFNAVIVKDTAFGDVMVARTGYTGEDGFELAFSASQAEALWNALLAAGVKPAGLGARDTLRLEAGMNLYGQDMDDTVNPLDAGLAWTVDLVSERDFVGKDALKAQGQNQQYVGLILREKGGILRAHQKIISASGSEGEITSGTFSPTMQQAIALARVPMDVAVGDTVHVEIRDKRLAASVIKLPFVRNGKILAA
- a CDS encoding methyl-accepting chemotaxis protein encodes the protein MSPLPRLDTRHKLFACIGALLAACLTLAFWILGQAEQIALLSAGSGQKLSAAIKIYDTARITFWCAAVALTLVAVLGGAWLQAALDRPMEEAGALARRVAEGDLSGKVSDQGGAGGILLGAMQEMNERLAGMIVKVRSGTESIATSAGQIAAGSMSLSARTEEQAASLEETASSMGQLTATVRQNAEHAHQASQLAISASDVAVRGGAVVAEVVCTMASINESSSRIAEIINVIDGIAFQTNILALNAAVEAARAGEQGRGFAVVAGEVRSLAQRSAAAAQEIKLLIDDSVGKVSAGTELAGRAGKTMHDVVTSVKRVTDIIGEIAHASAEQTAGIDQINQAISAMDAATQQNAALVEQSAAAAASLRDEAGHLSRASAAFVLGPEHGVRKAAVHLVASNPHARATAGTATARSKAPAIHVVAPSPAARPQRQRGAMARLDLDWEEF